The Equus caballus isolate H_3958 breed thoroughbred chromosome 22, TB-T2T, whole genome shotgun sequence genome window below encodes:
- the MYH7B gene encoding myosin-7B isoform X3 produces the protein MEAFGNAKTLRNDNSSRFGKFIRIHFGPSGKLASADIDSYLLEKSRVIFQLPGERSYHVYYQILSGKKPELQDMLLLSMNPYDYHFCSQGVITVDNMDDGEELMATDHAMDILGFSVDEKCACYKIVGALLHFGNMKFKQKQREEQAEADGTESADKAAYLMGVSSGDLLKGLLHPRVRVGNEYVTKGQSVEQVVFAVGALAKATYDRLFRWLVSRINQTLDTKLPRQFFIGVLDIAGFEIFEFNSFEQLCINFTNEKLQQFFNQHMFVLEQEEYKREGIDWVFIDFGLDLQPCIDLIEKPLGILSILEEECMFPKASDASFRAKLYDNHAGKSPNFQQPRPDKKRKYQAHFEVVHYAGVVPYSIVGWLEKNKDPLNETVVPIFQKSQNKLLATLYENYAGSCSTEPPKSGVKEKRKKAASFQTVSQLHKENLNKLMTNLRATQPHFVRCIVPNENKTPGVMDAFLVLHQLRCNGVLEGIRICRQGFPNRLLYTDFRQRYRILNPSAIPDDTFMDSRKATEKLLGSLDIDHTQYQFGHTKVFFKAGLLGILEELRDQRLAKVLTLLQARSRGRLMRLEYQHLLGGRDALFTIQWNIRAFNAVKNWSWMKLFFKMKPLLRSAQAEEELAALRAELRGLRGALATAEAKRQELEETHVTVTQEKNDLALQLQAEQDNLADAEERCHLLIKSKVQLEAKVKELSERLEDEEEVNADLAARRRKLEDECTELKKDIDDLELTLAKAEKEKQATENKVKNLTEEMAALDESVARLTKEKKALQEAHQQALGDLQAEEDRVSALAKAKLRLEQQVEDLECSLEQEKKLRMDMERAKRKLEGDLKLTQESVTDAAQDKQQLEEKLKKKDSELSQLNLRVEDEQLLGAQLQKKIKELQARAEELEEELEAERAARARVEKQRAEAARELEELSERLEEAGGASAGQREGCRKREAELGRLRRELEEAALRHEATVAALRRKQAESAAELGEQVDSLQRVRQKLEKEKSELRMEVDDLGASVETLARGKASAEKLCRAYEDQLSEAKIKVEELQRQLADASTQRGRLQTESGELSRLLEEKESLISQLSRGKASATQSLEELRRQLEEESKAKSALAHAMQALRHDCDLLREQHEEEAEAQAELQRLLSKANAEVAQWRSKYEADAIQRTEELEEAKKKLALRLQEAEEGVEAAHAKCSSLEKAKLRLQTESEDVTLELERATSAAAALDKKQRHLERALEERRRQEEETQRELEAAQREARSLGTELFRLRHSHEEALEALETLKRENKNLQEEISDLTDQVSLSGKGIQELEKAKKALEGEKSELQAALEEAEGALELEETKTLRIQLELSQVKAEVDRKLAEKDEECTNLRRNHQRAVESLQASLDAETRARNEALRLKKKMEGDLNDLELQLGHATRQAMEAQAATRLLQAQLKEEQAGRDEEQRLVAELREQAQALERRAALLAGELEELRAALEQGERSRRLAEQELLEATERLNLLHSQNTGLLNQKKKLEVDLSQLSGEVEEAAQERREAEEKAKKAITDAAMMAEELKKEQDTSAHLERMKKTLEQTVRELQARLEEAEQAALRGGKKQVQKLEAKVRELEAELDAEQKKHAEALKGVRKHERRVKELAYQAEEDRKNLARMQDLVDKLQSKVKSYKRQFEEAEQQANTNLAKYRKAQHELDDAEERADMAETQANKLRARTRDALGPKHKE, from the exons ATGGAGGCTTTTGGCAACGCCAAGACCCTGCGGAATGACAACTCATCCCGTTTT GGCAAGTTCATCCGCATTCACTTTGGTCCCTCTGGGAAGCTGGCATCTGCCGATATTGACAGCT ATCTCCTGGAAAAGTCGCGGGTGATCTTCCAGCTGCCCGGTGAGCGCAGCTACCATGTCTACTACCAGATCCTCTCGGGGAAGAAGCCAGAGCTGCAGG ACATGCTGCTTCTGTCTATGAACCCCTACGACTACCACTTCTGTAGCCAGGGCGTCATCACCGTGGACAACATGGATGATGGGGAGGAGCTCATGGCCACTGAC CATGCCATGGACATCCTGGGCTTCAGCGTGGATGAGAAGTGTGCCTGCTATAAGATTGTGGGTGCCCTCCTGCATTTCGGCAACATGAAGTTCAAGCAGAAGCAGCGGGAGGAGCAGGCTGAGGCCGATGGCACTGAGA GTGCTGACAAGGCTGCCTACCTGATGGGGGTCAGCAGTGGAGACCTCCTCAAAGGCCTTCTGCACCCCCGAGTGCGTGTGGGGAACGAGTACGTGACCAAGGGCCAGAGTGTGGAGCAG GTGGTGTTTGCCGTGGGGGCTCTGGCGAAGGCCACTTATGACCGGCTCTTCCGGTGGCTTGTGTCTCGGATCAACCAGACACTGGACACAAAGCTGCCCCGTCAGTTCTTCATCGGGGTCCTGGACATCGCTGGTTTTGAAATCTTCGAG TTCAACAGCTTCGAGCAGCTGTGCATCAACTTCACCAACGAGAAGCTGCAACAGTTCTTCAACCAGCACATGTTCGTGCTGGAGCAGGAGGAGTACAAGCGGGAGGGCATCGACTGGGTCTTCATCGACTTCGGCCTGGACCTGCAGCCCTGCATCGACCTCATCGAGAAG CCACTGGGCATCCTATCCATCCTGGAGGAGGAGTGCATGTTCCCCAAGGCCTCAGATGCCAGCTTCCGGGCCAAGCTCTATGATAACCACGCGGGGAAGTCACCCAATTTCCAGCAACCACGGCCTGACAAGAAGCGCAAATACCAGGCCCACTTTGAGGTGGTCCACTATGCGGGCGTG GTGCCTTATAGCATTGTGGGCTGGTTGGAGAAAAACAAGGATCCACTGAATGAGACGGTGGTCCCCATCTTTCAAAAATCACAGAACAAGCTCTTGGCTACACTCTACGAGAACTATGCAGGCTCCTGCTCCA CCGAGCCCCCCAAGTCTGGGGTAAAAGAGAAGCGTAAGAAGGCAGCATCATTCCAGACGGTGTCCCAGCTGCACAAG gAGAACCTCAACAAGCTGATGACCAACCTGCGGGCCACACAGCCCCACTTCGTCCGTTGCATTGTCCCCAATGAGAACAAGACCCCAG GAGTCATGGATGCCTTCTTGGTGCTACACCAGCTGCGCTGCAATGGAGTTCTGGAGGGGATCCGGATCTGCCGCCAAGGATTCCCCAACAGGCTGCTCTATACCGACTTCAGGCAGCG GTACCGCATCCTGAACCCCAGCGCCATCCCGGATGACACCTTCATGGACAGCAGGAAGGCCACAGAGAAGCTGCTGGGCTCGCTGGACATCGACCACACTCAGTACCAGTTCGGACACACCAAG GTGTTCTTCAAGGCTGGGCTTCTAGGCATCTTGGAGGAGCTTCGGGACCAGCGTTTGGCCAAGGTTTTGACGCTGCTGCAGGCGCGGAGCAGGGGCCGCCTCATGCGCCTTGAGTACCAGCACCTGCTTGGAGGCAG GGATGCCCTGTTCACCATCCAGTGGAACATCCGTGCCTTCAATGCTGTCAAGAATTGGTCATGGATGAAGCTCTTTTTCAAGATGAAGCCGCTGTTACGCTCAGCGCAGGCTGAAGAGGAGCTGGCGGCCCTGCGGGCTGAGCTGCGGGGGCTGCGAGGGGCGCTGGCTACTGCTGAGGCCAAgcgccaggagctggaggagacgCACGTCACTGTCACCCAGGAGAAGAATGACCTGGCCTTGCAGCTGCAGGCA GAACAGGACAACTTGGCGGATGCTGAGGAGCGCTGCCACTTGCTCATTAAGTCCAAGGTGCAGCTGGAGGCGAAGGTGAAGGAGCTGAGCGAGCGGctggaggacgaggaggaggtgAATGCTGACCTGGCTGCCCGCCGGCGCAAGCTGGAAGACGAGTGCACGGAGCTCAAGAAGGACATTGATGACCTGGAACTGACACTGGCCAAGGCTGAGAAGGAGAAGCAAGCCACGGAGAATAAG GTGAAGAACCTGACAGAGGAGATGGCAGCACTGGATGAGTCGGTGGCCCGGCTGACCAAGGAGAAGAAGGCATTGCAGGAGGCCCACCAGCAGGCCCTGGGCGACCTGCAGGCCGAGGAGGACCGTGTGAGCGCACTGGCTAAGGCCAAGCTCCGGCTGGAGCAGCAGGTGGAAGAC CTGGAGTGCTCCCTGGAGCAGGAGAAGAAGCTGCGCATGGACATGGAGCGGGCCAAACGCAAGCTCGAGGGTGACCTGAAGCTGACACAGGAGTCGGTGACAGATGCTGCCCAGGACAAGCAGCAGCTGGAGGAGAAGCTCAAGAA GAAGGACTCAGAGTTGAGTCAGCTGAACCTGCGGGTGGAGGACGAGCAGCTCCTTGGGGCTCAGCTGCAGAAGAAGATCAAGGAGCTGCAG GCTCGGGCAGAGGAGctggaagaggagctggaggcGGAGCGGGCAGCCCGGGCCCGTGTGGAGAAGCAGCGGGCAGAGGCAGCCCgggagctggaggagctgagCGAGCGGCTGGAGGAGGCCGGTGGCGCATCTGCGGGGCAGCGCGAGGGCTGCCGCAAGCgtgaggcagagctggggcgGCTGCGGCGGGAGCTGGAGGAGGCGGCGCTGCGGCACGAGGCCACAGTGGCTGCCCTGCGGCGCAAGCAGGCAGAGAGCGCGGCCGAGCTGGGTGAGCAGGTGGACAGTCTGCAGCGGGTGCggcagaagctggaaaaggagaAGAGTGAGCTCCGCATGGAGGTGGATGATCTGGGTGCCAGTGTTGAGACTCTGGCCCGTGGCAAG GCCAGTGCAGAGAAGCTGTGCCGGGCCTACGAGGATCAGCTGAGtgaggccaaaatcaaggtggaGGAGCTGCAGCGGCAGCTGGCAGATGCGAGCACCCAGCGTGGGCGGCTGCAGACCGAGAGTG GGGAGCTGAGCCGCCTGCTAGAGGAGAAAGAGTCTCTGATTAGCCAGCTGAGCCGTGGGAAGGCCTCAGCCACCCAGAGCCTGGAGGAACTGCGGAGGCAGCTGGAAGAGGAGAGCAAG GCCAAGAGTGCGCTGGCCCATGCCATGCAGGCTTTGCGGCATGACTGCGACCTCCTGCGGGAGCAGCACGAGGAGGAGGCCGAGGCCCAGGCTGAGCTGCAGCGGCTGCTGTCCAAGGCCAACGCCGAGGTGGCCCAATGGAGGAGCAAGTATGAGGCAGATGCCATCCAGAGGAccgaggagctggaggaggccaa AAAGAAGCTGGCACTGCGGCtacaggaggcagaggagggagtaGAGGCTGCTCACGCCAAGTGTTCGTCGCTGGAGAAGGCCAAGCTGCGGCTGCAGACAGAGTCGGAGGATGTGACCCTGGAGCTGGAGCGGGCGACCTCAGCGGCTGCTGCACTGGACAAGAAGCAGCGGCACTTGGAGCGGGCGCTGGAGGAGCGGCGGCGGCAGGAGGAAGAGACGCAGCGGGAGCTGGAAGCGGCCCAGAGGGAGGCCCGCAGCCTGGGCACCGAGCTCTTCCGGCTGCGGCACAGCCACGAGGAGGCTCTTGAGGCCCTGGAGACACTCAAGCGGGAGAACAAGAACCTGCAGG AGGAGATCAGTGACCTCACAGACCAGGTCAGCCTCAGTGGGAAGGGCATCCAGGAGCTGGAGAAAGCCAAGAAGGCGCTGGAAGGGGAGAAGAGTGAGCTCCAGGCTGCACTGGAGGAAGCTGAG GGGGCCCTGGAGCTGGAGGAGACCAAGACTCTGCGGATCCAGCTGGAGCTATCCCAGGTTAAGGCTGAAGTGGATCGGAAGCTGGCAGAGAAAGACGAGGAGTGCACTAACCTGAG GCGCAACCACCAGCGGGCAGTGGAGTCCCTGCAGGCCTCCCTGGATGCAGAGACACGGGCCCGCAATGAGGCCCTGCGGCTCAAGAAGAAGATGGAAGGCGACCTCAATGACCTGGAGCTGCAGCTGGGCCATGCCACTCGCCAGGCCATGGAGGCACAGGCAGCCACGCGGCTGCTGCAAGCCCAACTCAaggaggagcaggcagggagggacGAGGAGCAGCGGTTAGTGGCTGAGCTCCGCGAGCAGGCACAGGCCCTGGAACGGCGGGCTGCGTTGCTGGCTGGGGAGCTGGAAGAGCTGCGGGCTGCCCTGGAGCAGGGAGAGCGCAGCCGGCGGCTGGCAGAACAGGAGCTGCTAGAGGCCACGGAGCGCCTCAACCTCCTGCATTCACAG AACACAGGCCTGCTGAACCAGAAAAAGAAGCTGGAGGTGGATTTGTCCCAGCTGAGTGGGGAGGTGGAAGAGGCTGCCCAGGAGAGGCGGGAAGCCGAGGAGAAGGCCAAAAAGGCCATCACCGAT GCGGCCATGATGGCCGAGGAGCTAAAGAAGGAGCAGGACACAAGTGCACACCTGGAACGGATGAAGAAGACGCTGGAGCAGACGGTGCGGGAGCTACAGGCACGGCTTGAGGAGGCGGAACAAGCCGCCCTCCGTGGCGGGAAGAAGCAGGTGCAGAAGCTGGAGGCCAAG GTGCGGGAGCTGGAGGCCGAGCTGGACGCAGAGCAGAAGAAGCATGCCGAGGCCCTCAAGGGGGTGCGGAAACATGAGCGCCGGGTCAAGGAGCTTGCGTACCAG GCCGAGGAGGACAGGAAGAACTTGGCTCGCATGCAGGACTTGGTGGACAAGCTGCAGAGCAAGGTCAAGAGCTACAAACGCCAGTTTGAGGAGGCG GAGCAGCAGGCCAACACTAACCTGGCCAAGTATCGCAAGGCCCAGCATGAGCTGGACGATGCAGAGGAGCGGGCAGACATGGCAGAAACTCAGGCCAACAAGCTGCGGGCACGGACCCGGGATGCCCTAGGCCCCAAG CACAAGGAGTGA
- the MYH7B gene encoding myosin-7B isoform X4, with product MLLLSMNPYDYHFCSQGVITVDNMDDGEELMATDHAMDILGFSVDEKCACYKIVGALLHFGNMKFKQKQREEQAEADGTESADKAAYLMGVSSGDLLKGLLHPRVRVGNEYVTKGQSVEQVVFAVGALAKATYDRLFRWLVSRINQTLDTKLPRQFFIGVLDIAGFEIFEFNSFEQLCINFTNEKLQQFFNQHMFVLEQEEYKREGIDWVFIDFGLDLQPCIDLIEKPLGILSILEEECMFPKASDASFRAKLYDNHAGKSPNFQQPRPDKKRKYQAHFEVVHYAGVVPYSIVGWLEKNKDPLNETVVPIFQKSQNKLLATLYENYAGSCSTEPPKSGVKEKRKKAASFQTVSQLHKENLNKLMTNLRATQPHFVRCIVPNENKTPGVMDAFLVLHQLRCNGVLEGIRICRQGFPNRLLYTDFRQRYRILNPSAIPDDTFMDSRKATEKLLGSLDIDHTQYQFGHTKVFFKAGLLGILEELRDQRLAKVLTLLQARSRGRLMRLEYQHLLGGRDALFTIQWNIRAFNAVKNWSWMKLFFKMKPLLRSAQAEEELAALRAELRGLRGALATAEAKRQELEETHVTVTQEKNDLALQLQAEQDNLADAEERCHLLIKSKVQLEAKVKELSERLEDEEEVNADLAARRRKLEDECTELKKDIDDLELTLAKAEKEKQATENKVKNLTEEMAALDESVARLTKEKKALQEAHQQALGDLQAEEDRVSALAKAKLRLEQQVEDLECSLEQEKKLRMDMERAKRKLEGDLKLTQESVTDAAQDKQQLEEKLKKKDSELSQLNLRVEDEQLLGAQLQKKIKELQARAEELEEELEAERAARARVEKQRAEAARELEELSERLEEAGGASAGQREGCRKREAELGRLRRELEEAALRHEATVAALRRKQAESAAELGEQVDSLQRVRQKLEKEKSELRMEVDDLGASVETLARGKASAEKLCRAYEDQLSEAKIKVEELQRQLADASTQRGRLQTESGELSRLLEEKESLISQLSRGKASATQSLEELRRQLEEESKAKSALAHAMQALRHDCDLLREQHEEEAEAQAELQRLLSKANAEVAQWRSKYEADAIQRTEELEEAKKKLALRLQEAEEGVEAAHAKCSSLEKAKLRLQTESEDVTLELERATSAAAALDKKQRHLERALEERRRQEEETQRELEAAQREARSLGTELFRLRHSHEEALEALETLKRENKNLQEEISDLTDQVSLSGKGIQELEKAKKALEGEKSELQAALEEAEGALELEETKTLRIQLELSQVKAEVDRKLAEKDEECTNLRRNHQRAVESLQASLDAETRARNEALRLKKKMEGDLNDLELQLGHATRQAMEAQAATRLLQAQLKEEQAGRDEEQRLVAELREQAQALERRAALLAGELEELRAALEQGERSRRLAEQELLEATERLNLLHSQNTGLLNQKKKLEVDLSQLSGEVEEAAQERREAEEKAKKAITDAAMMAEELKKEQDTSAHLERMKKTLEQTVRELQARLEEAEQAALRGGKKQVQKLEAKVRELEAELDAEQKKHAEALKGVRKHERRVKELAYQAEEDRKNLARMQDLVDKLQSKVKSYKRQFEEAEQQANTNLAKYRKAQHELDDAEERADMAETQANKLRARTRDALGPKHKE from the exons ATGCTGCTTCTGTCTATGAACCCCTACGACTACCACTTCTGTAGCCAGGGCGTCATCACCGTGGACAACATGGATGATGGGGAGGAGCTCATGGCCACTGAC CATGCCATGGACATCCTGGGCTTCAGCGTGGATGAGAAGTGTGCCTGCTATAAGATTGTGGGTGCCCTCCTGCATTTCGGCAACATGAAGTTCAAGCAGAAGCAGCGGGAGGAGCAGGCTGAGGCCGATGGCACTGAGA GTGCTGACAAGGCTGCCTACCTGATGGGGGTCAGCAGTGGAGACCTCCTCAAAGGCCTTCTGCACCCCCGAGTGCGTGTGGGGAACGAGTACGTGACCAAGGGCCAGAGTGTGGAGCAG GTGGTGTTTGCCGTGGGGGCTCTGGCGAAGGCCACTTATGACCGGCTCTTCCGGTGGCTTGTGTCTCGGATCAACCAGACACTGGACACAAAGCTGCCCCGTCAGTTCTTCATCGGGGTCCTGGACATCGCTGGTTTTGAAATCTTCGAG TTCAACAGCTTCGAGCAGCTGTGCATCAACTTCACCAACGAGAAGCTGCAACAGTTCTTCAACCAGCACATGTTCGTGCTGGAGCAGGAGGAGTACAAGCGGGAGGGCATCGACTGGGTCTTCATCGACTTCGGCCTGGACCTGCAGCCCTGCATCGACCTCATCGAGAAG CCACTGGGCATCCTATCCATCCTGGAGGAGGAGTGCATGTTCCCCAAGGCCTCAGATGCCAGCTTCCGGGCCAAGCTCTATGATAACCACGCGGGGAAGTCACCCAATTTCCAGCAACCACGGCCTGACAAGAAGCGCAAATACCAGGCCCACTTTGAGGTGGTCCACTATGCGGGCGTG GTGCCTTATAGCATTGTGGGCTGGTTGGAGAAAAACAAGGATCCACTGAATGAGACGGTGGTCCCCATCTTTCAAAAATCACAGAACAAGCTCTTGGCTACACTCTACGAGAACTATGCAGGCTCCTGCTCCA CCGAGCCCCCCAAGTCTGGGGTAAAAGAGAAGCGTAAGAAGGCAGCATCATTCCAGACGGTGTCCCAGCTGCACAAG gAGAACCTCAACAAGCTGATGACCAACCTGCGGGCCACACAGCCCCACTTCGTCCGTTGCATTGTCCCCAATGAGAACAAGACCCCAG GAGTCATGGATGCCTTCTTGGTGCTACACCAGCTGCGCTGCAATGGAGTTCTGGAGGGGATCCGGATCTGCCGCCAAGGATTCCCCAACAGGCTGCTCTATACCGACTTCAGGCAGCG GTACCGCATCCTGAACCCCAGCGCCATCCCGGATGACACCTTCATGGACAGCAGGAAGGCCACAGAGAAGCTGCTGGGCTCGCTGGACATCGACCACACTCAGTACCAGTTCGGACACACCAAG GTGTTCTTCAAGGCTGGGCTTCTAGGCATCTTGGAGGAGCTTCGGGACCAGCGTTTGGCCAAGGTTTTGACGCTGCTGCAGGCGCGGAGCAGGGGCCGCCTCATGCGCCTTGAGTACCAGCACCTGCTTGGAGGCAG GGATGCCCTGTTCACCATCCAGTGGAACATCCGTGCCTTCAATGCTGTCAAGAATTGGTCATGGATGAAGCTCTTTTTCAAGATGAAGCCGCTGTTACGCTCAGCGCAGGCTGAAGAGGAGCTGGCGGCCCTGCGGGCTGAGCTGCGGGGGCTGCGAGGGGCGCTGGCTACTGCTGAGGCCAAgcgccaggagctggaggagacgCACGTCACTGTCACCCAGGAGAAGAATGACCTGGCCTTGCAGCTGCAGGCA GAACAGGACAACTTGGCGGATGCTGAGGAGCGCTGCCACTTGCTCATTAAGTCCAAGGTGCAGCTGGAGGCGAAGGTGAAGGAGCTGAGCGAGCGGctggaggacgaggaggaggtgAATGCTGACCTGGCTGCCCGCCGGCGCAAGCTGGAAGACGAGTGCACGGAGCTCAAGAAGGACATTGATGACCTGGAACTGACACTGGCCAAGGCTGAGAAGGAGAAGCAAGCCACGGAGAATAAG GTGAAGAACCTGACAGAGGAGATGGCAGCACTGGATGAGTCGGTGGCCCGGCTGACCAAGGAGAAGAAGGCATTGCAGGAGGCCCACCAGCAGGCCCTGGGCGACCTGCAGGCCGAGGAGGACCGTGTGAGCGCACTGGCTAAGGCCAAGCTCCGGCTGGAGCAGCAGGTGGAAGAC CTGGAGTGCTCCCTGGAGCAGGAGAAGAAGCTGCGCATGGACATGGAGCGGGCCAAACGCAAGCTCGAGGGTGACCTGAAGCTGACACAGGAGTCGGTGACAGATGCTGCCCAGGACAAGCAGCAGCTGGAGGAGAAGCTCAAGAA GAAGGACTCAGAGTTGAGTCAGCTGAACCTGCGGGTGGAGGACGAGCAGCTCCTTGGGGCTCAGCTGCAGAAGAAGATCAAGGAGCTGCAG GCTCGGGCAGAGGAGctggaagaggagctggaggcGGAGCGGGCAGCCCGGGCCCGTGTGGAGAAGCAGCGGGCAGAGGCAGCCCgggagctggaggagctgagCGAGCGGCTGGAGGAGGCCGGTGGCGCATCTGCGGGGCAGCGCGAGGGCTGCCGCAAGCgtgaggcagagctggggcgGCTGCGGCGGGAGCTGGAGGAGGCGGCGCTGCGGCACGAGGCCACAGTGGCTGCCCTGCGGCGCAAGCAGGCAGAGAGCGCGGCCGAGCTGGGTGAGCAGGTGGACAGTCTGCAGCGGGTGCggcagaagctggaaaaggagaAGAGTGAGCTCCGCATGGAGGTGGATGATCTGGGTGCCAGTGTTGAGACTCTGGCCCGTGGCAAG GCCAGTGCAGAGAAGCTGTGCCGGGCCTACGAGGATCAGCTGAGtgaggccaaaatcaaggtggaGGAGCTGCAGCGGCAGCTGGCAGATGCGAGCACCCAGCGTGGGCGGCTGCAGACCGAGAGTG GGGAGCTGAGCCGCCTGCTAGAGGAGAAAGAGTCTCTGATTAGCCAGCTGAGCCGTGGGAAGGCCTCAGCCACCCAGAGCCTGGAGGAACTGCGGAGGCAGCTGGAAGAGGAGAGCAAG GCCAAGAGTGCGCTGGCCCATGCCATGCAGGCTTTGCGGCATGACTGCGACCTCCTGCGGGAGCAGCACGAGGAGGAGGCCGAGGCCCAGGCTGAGCTGCAGCGGCTGCTGTCCAAGGCCAACGCCGAGGTGGCCCAATGGAGGAGCAAGTATGAGGCAGATGCCATCCAGAGGAccgaggagctggaggaggccaa AAAGAAGCTGGCACTGCGGCtacaggaggcagaggagggagtaGAGGCTGCTCACGCCAAGTGTTCGTCGCTGGAGAAGGCCAAGCTGCGGCTGCAGACAGAGTCGGAGGATGTGACCCTGGAGCTGGAGCGGGCGACCTCAGCGGCTGCTGCACTGGACAAGAAGCAGCGGCACTTGGAGCGGGCGCTGGAGGAGCGGCGGCGGCAGGAGGAAGAGACGCAGCGGGAGCTGGAAGCGGCCCAGAGGGAGGCCCGCAGCCTGGGCACCGAGCTCTTCCGGCTGCGGCACAGCCACGAGGAGGCTCTTGAGGCCCTGGAGACACTCAAGCGGGAGAACAAGAACCTGCAGG AGGAGATCAGTGACCTCACAGACCAGGTCAGCCTCAGTGGGAAGGGCATCCAGGAGCTGGAGAAAGCCAAGAAGGCGCTGGAAGGGGAGAAGAGTGAGCTCCAGGCTGCACTGGAGGAAGCTGAG GGGGCCCTGGAGCTGGAGGAGACCAAGACTCTGCGGATCCAGCTGGAGCTATCCCAGGTTAAGGCTGAAGTGGATCGGAAGCTGGCAGAGAAAGACGAGGAGTGCACTAACCTGAG GCGCAACCACCAGCGGGCAGTGGAGTCCCTGCAGGCCTCCCTGGATGCAGAGACACGGGCCCGCAATGAGGCCCTGCGGCTCAAGAAGAAGATGGAAGGCGACCTCAATGACCTGGAGCTGCAGCTGGGCCATGCCACTCGCCAGGCCATGGAGGCACAGGCAGCCACGCGGCTGCTGCAAGCCCAACTCAaggaggagcaggcagggagggacGAGGAGCAGCGGTTAGTGGCTGAGCTCCGCGAGCAGGCACAGGCCCTGGAACGGCGGGCTGCGTTGCTGGCTGGGGAGCTGGAAGAGCTGCGGGCTGCCCTGGAGCAGGGAGAGCGCAGCCGGCGGCTGGCAGAACAGGAGCTGCTAGAGGCCACGGAGCGCCTCAACCTCCTGCATTCACAG AACACAGGCCTGCTGAACCAGAAAAAGAAGCTGGAGGTGGATTTGTCCCAGCTGAGTGGGGAGGTGGAAGAGGCTGCCCAGGAGAGGCGGGAAGCCGAGGAGAAGGCCAAAAAGGCCATCACCGAT GCGGCCATGATGGCCGAGGAGCTAAAGAAGGAGCAGGACACAAGTGCACACCTGGAACGGATGAAGAAGACGCTGGAGCAGACGGTGCGGGAGCTACAGGCACGGCTTGAGGAGGCGGAACAAGCCGCCCTCCGTGGCGGGAAGAAGCAGGTGCAGAAGCTGGAGGCCAAG GTGCGGGAGCTGGAGGCCGAGCTGGACGCAGAGCAGAAGAAGCATGCCGAGGCCCTCAAGGGGGTGCGGAAACATGAGCGCCGGGTCAAGGAGCTTGCGTACCAG GCCGAGGAGGACAGGAAGAACTTGGCTCGCATGCAGGACTTGGTGGACAAGCTGCAGAGCAAGGTCAAGAGCTACAAACGCCAGTTTGAGGAGGCG GAGCAGCAGGCCAACACTAACCTGGCCAAGTATCGCAAGGCCCAGCATGAGCTGGACGATGCAGAGGAGCGGGCAGACATGGCAGAAACTCAGGCCAACAAGCTGCGGGCACGGACCCGGGATGCCCTAGGCCCCAAG CACAAGGAGTGA